DNA sequence from the Aliidongia dinghuensis genome:
GCTACGGTGGCGGCGATGGAGCGCCTTCCCACAACGGCATCCCTTCGGAAGGTCAGCGCCGCAAGAACCCCGACCAGCAGACCTACAATCCCAACAGCGCTATCAAGTATGTTGGAGCCGGTCCGCTGACCGACGAACAGAAGCGCATGCTGACGCCGGACGAGCAGCACTCGCTATCCACGCAGTGAAGGAGGACAGGCAGGACAGCGGTTGCGCGCTTGTGGCCTTGGGCTTTCACCTGCCAAGGGTCAGGAACTGCCGCAGGCGCGGAGACTCGGCCGCCGTGAAGATCTCGGCGGGCGTCCCGCGCTCGGCGATCTTGCCGCCCTCCATGAACCAGACCTGGTCGGCCACCTGGCGGGCGAAGCCCATTTCATGGGTGACCACCATCATGGTCATGCCGGCTTGGGCGAGCGACCGCATCACCTGCAGAACCTCGCTCACCATCTCAGGGTCGAGCGCGCTGGTCGGCTCGTCGAACAGCATGATCTCGGGATCCATGGCGAGCGCTCTCGCGATGGCGACGCGCTGGCGCTGCCCGCCGGACAGCCTGGCGGGCACGGCATCGGCCTTGTCGGCGAGACCGACGCGGCCGAGCTCGTGCAGGCCGCGCTCCCTGGCCTCGTTCCGGGGCAGGCCCTTCAGCCGCTCGAGGCCGATCGTCACGTTGCCAAGCGCGGAGAGATGCGGGAACAGGTTATAGGCCTGGAAGACGAAGCCGATCCGCTGGCGGAGCTGGTTGATGTCGACGCCGCCCGACGCGATGTCCACATCGTTGACCAGAATGCGGCCCTGCTGGATCGGCTCGAGCCGCGTCACGCAGCGGATGAGCGTCGACTTGCCCGAGCCCGAGGGACCCAGCAGGACCACGGTCTCGCCCTTCGCGACGTCGCCCGACACGTCGGCCAGGACATGCAGCGGGCCGAACCATTTCCCGATATTGTCGAAGCGGATCATGCGCACCTCATGCCGGCTGGGTCACGAGGCCGCCGCGTTCCGCGGCGATCCGCCGTTCAAGCCAGCGAGCCATGCTCGTGAGCGCGAAGCAGAGCACGAAATAGGTGAGAGCCAGCAGACCGTAGACCTGAAAGGGCTTCGTCATCAGGTGGTTGTTCACCTGGCTCGCAGCGAAGGTGATCTCGTTGGCGCTGATAACATAACCGAGCGAGGTCTCCTTGATGGTGGAGACGAACTGGCTGACCATGCTCGGCAGCATGTTGTGCAGTGCCTGCGGCAGCACGACCTTGAAGGTCGTGGGGAAATAGCGCAGGCCGAGCGCCTTGGCTGCCTCGACCTGGCCGTGCGGCAGCCCTTCGATCCCGGCGCGGATGATCTCCGAGAGGTAACTCGCCTCATAGATCACGAGCGCGATGATCAAGGTCTCGACGCCGCCCACCGCCTCGCCGATCACCAGCGGGGAGACGAAATAGACCCAGAAGATGAACATGATGAGCGGCAGGCCGCGGACCGTGTAGACGATCGCGGTTGCGGGGGCTTGGAGCCAACGCCACGAACTGAGCCGGGCCAGGGCCAGCCCGATCGCGATCGGGAAGCTCAAGAGCAGCCCGACGATCGCCATGAACAGGGTCATCGCCAGCCCGCCGACCGGCCCGTGCGGATATTGGCCGATCAGGAACAGCAGCCAATTGTCCTGCAGAATCTGGAGCATCAGCGGATCTCCAGCTTCAGCTTGCGGTCGGTGATCCGGCCTACGCCCATGATGACGAACGAGATCGCCAGATAGATCACGGTCGCGACGGCGAATGCCTCGAACGTCTTGAAGGTGTAGCTGTCGACCTCGCGCGTGTTGTAGGTCAGCTCCGCCACGCCCACCGCCATGGCCAGGCTGGTATTCTTAAACAAAAGCAGCGTCTGATTGATGAGCGGCGGGATCACGATCCGCACCGCCTGGGGCAGAATGATCCAGCTCATCGACTGCAGGTAGTTGAAGCCGATCGAGCGCGCTGCTTCGTACTGGGTTTTCGGGATGGACCGGATGCCGCTGCGCAGGTCCTCGGTAATATAGGCGGCCATGGCAAGTCCGAGCGCGATCATCGCCAGCAGGAACTCGCTATGGTGCCGGTTGACCCAGATGCTGAGCGGCCGAGGCAGCAGCTGGGGAATGCCGAAATACCAGACGAAGATCTGCACCAGCAGTGGGACGTTGCGGTGGTACTCGACATAAAGCGCCACGAGCCACTCGAGCGGCCGGAGCGGGATCATCCGGACGAGCGTCAGCAGGATGCCCGTCACCATGCCCAGGATCCAGGCGGCAGCCGTCAAGCCGATGGTGGTGACGGTGCCCCAGATGAACCAGCTCAGGTACTTGCCGGTCAGAACGGCTGCCGGATCGAAGATATAGCCCATCAGGTCGGCCTCGAAGGACAGGATGAGGCCGGGCGCGCCGGCCTCATCCTATGTCAGCCCTTGATTTCCTGAATCTTGAAATCGCGCTTGAGGCCGTAGGCCGTTTGCGGCCCGAACCACTTGTCGAAGATCTTCGCCGCCTCGCCGGAATTCTCCAAGGCGGCAAGCGCCTTGTTCACCTGTTCCTGGAACGCGGTCTCGCCTTTCCGGATGCCGAGCCCCCAGGGTTCGACGAAGACCGGCTGATCGATGATCGTCATGGGCGTGGTGCTCTCGCCCTGCTTGCGCAGCTTGACCAGAATGAGCTCCGACGCACAGAAGCCGTCCACCTTGCCCTGCGCCACAGCCAGAAAGGCCGAGGAGGGGTCCTGGAACGTGACGGTCTCGGCCTTGGGCAGAACGCGGCGTACGCCCTGTTCCGACGACGAGCCCTTGAGCGCGCTCACCCGCTTGTCGGCGAGGCCGTCCAGCGTCTTGATGCCGGAATCGGCCGCCACCATGATCTTCTGCGGGCTGACGAAGTAGGAATAGCTGTAGTCGATCTGCTGCGCCCGCTCCTTCGACCAGCCGAGATTGGCGGCCAGAATGTCGACGCGTCCCTGCACCAGTTCCGGGATGCGCGCCTCGACCGCCATGGGCTTCAGTTCGAGCTTGACGCCCAGCGCCTCGGCGACCTTGGTGCACATGTCGACGTCGTACCCGACGATTTCCCGGGTCTTCGGGTCCTGGAAGCTGAAGGGCTCGGCCGTGCCGAGCGTGCCGCAGACGAGCGTCCCGCGGGCCTTGATGTCGGCGAGCTCGTCGGCGCGCGCCGTGGCCGTCAT
Encoded proteins:
- a CDS encoding amino acid ABC transporter ATP-binding protein; translation: MIRFDNIGKWFGPLHVLADVSGDVAKGETVVLLGPSGSGKSTLIRCVTRLEPIQQGRILVNDVDIASGGVDINQLRQRIGFVFQAYNLFPHLSALGNVTIGLERLKGLPRNEARERGLHELGRVGLADKADAVPARLSGGQRQRVAIARALAMDPEIMLFDEPTSALDPEMVSEVLQVMRSLAQAGMTMMVVTHEMGFARQVADQVWFMEGGKIAERGTPAEIFTAAESPRLRQFLTLGR
- a CDS encoding amino acid ABC transporter permease, coding for MLQILQDNWLLFLIGQYPHGPVGGLAMTLFMAIVGLLLSFPIAIGLALARLSSWRWLQAPATAIVYTVRGLPLIMFIFWVYFVSPLVIGEAVGGVETLIIALVIYEASYLSEIIRAGIEGLPHGQVEAAKALGLRYFPTTFKVVLPQALHNMLPSMVSQFVSTIKETSLGYVISANEITFAASQVNNHLMTKPFQVYGLLALTYFVLCFALTSMARWLERRIAAERGGLVTQPA
- a CDS encoding amino acid ABC transporter permease produces the protein MGYIFDPAAVLTGKYLSWFIWGTVTTIGLTAAAWILGMVTGILLTLVRMIPLRPLEWLVALYVEYHRNVPLLVQIFVWYFGIPQLLPRPLSIWVNRHHSEFLLAMIALGLAMAAYITEDLRSGIRSIPKTQYEAARSIGFNYLQSMSWIILPQAVRIVIPPLINQTLLLFKNTSLAMAVGVAELTYNTREVDSYTFKTFEAFAVATVIYLAISFVIMGVGRITDRKLKLEIR
- a CDS encoding ABC transporter substrate-binding protein; this translates as MKLFHIIALGLLVAAGMTATARADELADIKARGTLVCGTLGTAEPFSFQDPKTREIVGYDVDMCTKVAEALGVKLELKPMAVEARIPELVQGRVDILAANLGWSKERAQQIDYSYSYFVSPQKIMVAADSGIKTLDGLADKRVSALKGSSSEQGVRRVLPKAETVTFQDPSSAFLAVAQGKVDGFCASELILVKLRKQGESTTPMTIIDQPVFVEPWGLGIRKGETAFQEQVNKALAALENSGEAAKIFDKWFGPQTAYGLKRDFKIQEIKG